A stretch of Elephas maximus indicus isolate mEleMax1 chromosome 20, mEleMax1 primary haplotype, whole genome shotgun sequence DNA encodes these proteins:
- the LZTFL1 gene encoding leucine zipper transcription factor-like protein 1: MAELGLNDHHQNEVINYMRFARSKRGLRLKTVDSCFQDLKESRLVEETFTVDEVSEVLSGLQAVVHSEVESELINTAYTNVLLLRQLFSQAEKWYLKLQTDISELENRELLEQVAEFEKAEFTSSNKKPLLDAVKPKLAPLNEGGTAELLNKEILRLQEENEKLKSRLKTIEIQVTNTLDEKSKLERALRDLQLDQGAEKDFIKAQDLSELENTVAALKSEFERTLTDKTENQKSLEENLATAKHDLLRVQEQLSLAEKELEKKFQQTAAYRNMKEILTKKNDQIKELRKKLAKYEPED, translated from the exons ATG GCAGAGTTGGGCCTAAACGACCACCATCAAAATGAAGTTATTAATTATATGCGTTTTGCCCGTTCAAAAAGAGGCTTAAGACTCAAAACAGTAGATTCTTGCTTCCAAGACCTCAAGGAAAGCAG GCTGGTGGAGGAGACCTTCACCGTGGACGAGGTCTCCGAGGTCCTGAGTGGCTTGCAGGCTGTGGTTCACAGCGAAGTGGAGTCCGAGCTCATCAACACTGCCTACACCAACGTGTTACTTCTGCGGCAGCTCTTCTCACAAGCCGAGAAGTGGTACCTTAAGCTACAGACAGACATCTCTGAACTTGAAAACAG AGAATTACTAGAACAAGTGGCAGAATTTGAAAAGGCAGAATTTACATCTTCAAACAAAAAG cctcTCTTAGATGCCGTAAAGCCAAAACTTGCTCCACTTAACGAAGGCGGAACAGCAGAACTCCTAAACAAG GAAATTTTAAGGCTtcaagaagaaaatgagaaattgaAGTCAAGGCTGAAGACCATTGAAATACAG GTTACAAACACATTGGATGAGAAGTCAAAGCTAGAGAGAGCACTGCGAGATTTACAGCTTGATCAAGGAGCTGAAAAG GACTTTATAAAGGCCCAAGACTTGAGTGAGTTGGAAAACACAGTCGCTGCTTTGAAGAGTGAGTTTGAGAGGACCCTCACTGACAAGACAGAAAACCAGAAGTCCCTGGAGGAGAATCTAGCGACAGCCAAGCACGACCTACTCCGGGTGCAGGAGCAGCTGAGCTTGGCTGAAAAG GAATTGGAAAAGAAATTCCAACAAACAGCCGCTTATCGAAACATGAAAGAGATTCTTACCAAGAAAAATGACCAGATCAAGGAGCTAAGGAAAAAACTGGCCAA ATATGAACCTGAAGATTAA